In a single window of the Nocardioides sp. L-11A genome:
- a CDS encoding ATP-binding protein, with amino-acid sequence MTTPLHAALGETGRDLTFDLVEKAADQRIAETDQLDWKSVLHLHPPSGPLTSDGLELAKLELAKDIAAMANTRGGLLICGVKELKTGPHKIKDLGDLTDEVQQDRIRQVAYSHIYPPVPVDLTILTNTEGAHAGATVLAIHVPESDDAPHLVQPRSAGDHQGWLIAPVRAGSKTRNMTEKELEAAYRRRIDGRRARERELREMLDELVERRTLQPIDDDPGTFVAIARPTRPRRGPLPGPDARRTAQDIVESARILAHDIAAHLTARGRSFNEQRFFAIAAMFELSSPRRSLRRYVFEHTRSAGGVLPGRSMILTVELHDDGTIGLTWTRGAIYAAPEGEVRTPRKPSLGTSDINTLAVALLCLIRVTHDELDLNTGYQIAGGLWPRTKPFDLNEHDGTSRKLRIPVPPPLEAELRLDADPTTIASDGLTLTEDLCNMLGLEDDTLHWFWKIARGSQTDQTQRVLGLADTLFGGHPDHPVSGEPMT; translated from the coding sequence GTGACGACTCCGCTCCACGCAGCCCTCGGAGAGACCGGCCGCGACCTCACCTTTGACCTAGTCGAGAAGGCCGCCGACCAGCGCATCGCCGAGACCGATCAGCTCGACTGGAAGAGTGTCCTCCACCTTCACCCGCCCAGCGGCCCACTCACGTCCGACGGACTCGAACTCGCCAAGCTCGAACTGGCGAAGGACATTGCCGCCATGGCCAACACCCGAGGCGGACTCCTCATATGCGGCGTCAAGGAACTCAAGACCGGCCCCCACAAGATCAAGGACCTCGGCGACCTCACCGACGAGGTCCAGCAAGACCGGATCCGTCAGGTCGCCTACAGCCACATCTACCCACCCGTCCCGGTCGACCTTACGATCTTGACCAACACTGAAGGCGCCCATGCCGGTGCGACGGTCTTGGCTATCCACGTACCCGAGAGCGATGACGCTCCCCACCTGGTCCAGCCCAGAAGCGCCGGTGATCACCAGGGCTGGCTCATCGCACCGGTCCGCGCCGGCTCCAAGACCCGCAACATGACCGAGAAGGAGCTTGAGGCCGCCTACCGCCGCCGCATCGACGGCCGCCGTGCCCGCGAACGAGAGCTACGCGAGATGCTCGACGAGCTGGTCGAGCGGCGGACCCTACAACCCATCGACGACGACCCCGGCACCTTCGTCGCGATCGCCCGCCCCACACGGCCGCGCCGCGGCCCACTTCCCGGACCGGACGCCAGGCGTACTGCACAGGACATCGTCGAGTCCGCCCGCATCCTCGCTCACGACATAGCCGCCCACCTGACCGCACGCGGCCGCTCCTTCAACGAGCAGCGGTTCTTCGCGATCGCCGCCATGTTCGAGCTCTCTTCCCCCCGACGCTCGCTGCGACGCTACGTCTTCGAGCACACAAGAAGTGCCGGCGGAGTCCTGCCCGGACGATCCATGATCTTGACCGTCGAACTCCACGACGACGGCACCATAGGCCTCACCTGGACACGCGGCGCCATCTACGCCGCCCCCGAAGGCGAGGTCAGGACGCCCCGCAAACCCTCCCTCGGAACAAGCGACATCAACACTCTCGCCGTCGCGCTTCTGTGCCTGATCCGCGTCACCCACGACGAGCTCGACCTCAACACGGGCTACCAGATCGCCGGCGGACTCTGGCCCCGCACCAAACCCTTCGACCTCAACGAACACGACGGCACCTCACGCAAGCTCCGCATCCCAGTCCCACCGCCGCTCGAGGCCGAGCTTCGCCTCGACGCAGACCCCACGACCATCGCCTCCGACGGCCTCACTCTCACCGAGGACCTCTGCAACATGCTCGGCCTCGAAGACGACACCCTGCACTGGTTCTGGAAGATCGCGAGAGGCAGCCAAACCGACCAAACCCAACGCGTTCTCGGGCTCGCCGACACCCTCTTCGGCGGCCACCCCGACCACCCCGTCAGCGGCGAACCGATGACCTGA
- a CDS encoding ATP-binding protein yields MTGTNDTGDSHVTSFPDVVAERESELPEVSQIPVHISYEIIKLFSEGLYQSPQKAVEELVSNSYDADATATHVLLPDPDYQAVRPAFQDGDAVDDEALEKKLVAGEEVAAPSPSDPAAWTDVEVPGAEDASGSSPGDDRDPNDLPPLWVIDNGTGLDAGGFEQLWRVAASQKANGATGKRAPIGQFGIGKLAAYVLAWRLTHISKVDDKILMTSMNFRSLEGVHQYDNASPIVLPLRELTEEEAKLFMADIEARDPDAWRLLFGPDAAATWTAARLSDFKDLYEKLTAGRLEWVLRTGLPLHGDFQIWLDGDKLESSKAERKRLFQWEIGSESDDVATQLGLTKLPGGGIEISGIEGAITGGAELFEKRLTEGKSDQYNRSNGFFVRVRNRVVNLEDGLFGLPALNHATWSRFALEVDADGLRYHLLSSREGVRESEAIDTFRKYLLGVFNRCRTAYEKFLDLEQHGIDISKLLENAPSAFLTEPIVETVRIALESDEESYYFAKPSFEDDEDREDWFATYAEEVSNDLVSDIVFEKTGIFDRVVRYHPTTRRLVINSEHPFVEKMLSGSRGKAPAALFGSAEFLIDAILQDYGVPRQLSVNLLADRDKILRIIAGDEPSTAVEALRLLKSALTHETALERAVGAAFRVLGFEYERRGGNAGGTDGVLYARLGRGAGTGSDDFKIVYDAKQTNSTSVPADKIDFGSLETFRKKEDADFGFFIAKKYDGQSTVDSKVNEKLAAAKETGARLSLLLVPQLQRLVELHYQYGVPLTTVRNLFAEPRSVDEVDAWLQQLETELTTGGRRVPLLKLLEVLESQKTDELQVPSVKVARVLEPTLTSYPPEALAAALQAVSTIVGSRWIEVNSANDEVRLHGSASQIVAEVERHLKDMFGDGIDATTHADIKG; encoded by the coding sequence ATGACGGGCACCAATGACACGGGCGATAGCCATGTGACCTCGTTCCCGGATGTCGTTGCCGAACGCGAGTCGGAGCTTCCTGAGGTATCTCAGATCCCCGTTCACATCAGCTACGAGATCATCAAGCTGTTCTCCGAGGGTCTATACCAGAGTCCGCAGAAGGCGGTTGAAGAGCTGGTCAGCAACAGCTACGACGCTGATGCCACGGCAACGCACGTGCTGCTACCCGATCCCGATTACCAAGCTGTGCGACCCGCTTTCCAAGACGGGGACGCCGTGGATGACGAGGCGCTTGAGAAGAAGCTCGTCGCCGGCGAAGAAGTTGCCGCGCCATCACCCTCAGACCCTGCAGCGTGGACGGATGTTGAAGTACCGGGGGCCGAAGATGCATCCGGCTCGTCTCCGGGTGACGATCGCGACCCGAACGATCTTCCCCCGCTGTGGGTGATCGACAATGGCACCGGACTGGACGCGGGCGGTTTTGAGCAGCTGTGGCGCGTGGCGGCTTCGCAGAAGGCGAACGGCGCGACTGGCAAGCGGGCGCCGATCGGGCAGTTTGGCATCGGCAAGCTTGCCGCCTACGTGCTTGCTTGGCGTCTCACTCACATCAGCAAAGTCGACGACAAGATCCTGATGACGTCTATGAACTTCCGGTCACTCGAAGGTGTGCACCAGTACGACAATGCTTCTCCGATTGTGCTGCCCCTTCGGGAGCTCACCGAGGAAGAAGCGAAGCTCTTCATGGCTGACATCGAGGCGCGCGACCCGGACGCCTGGAGGTTGCTCTTCGGACCGGATGCTGCAGCGACGTGGACAGCGGCACGTCTGTCGGACTTCAAGGATCTTTACGAGAAGCTGACCGCAGGTCGTTTGGAATGGGTTCTGCGGACTGGGCTGCCGCTCCACGGCGACTTCCAGATCTGGCTGGATGGGGACAAGCTCGAATCGAGCAAGGCAGAGCGCAAGCGCCTGTTTCAGTGGGAGATCGGCAGCGAGAGCGATGATGTTGCAACCCAGCTTGGACTAACCAAGCTTCCAGGCGGCGGCATCGAGATCTCTGGCATTGAGGGCGCGATCACAGGTGGTGCCGAACTCTTTGAGAAGCGGCTGACTGAGGGCAAGTCCGATCAGTACAACCGGAGCAATGGCTTCTTCGTTCGAGTCCGAAACCGGGTTGTAAATCTAGAGGATGGTCTCTTTGGGTTGCCCGCGTTGAACCACGCTACTTGGTCACGGTTCGCCCTGGAGGTCGACGCAGACGGACTGCGCTACCACCTGCTGTCTTCGCGGGAGGGTGTTCGCGAGAGCGAGGCGATCGATACCTTCCGGAAGTACCTTCTCGGAGTCTTCAACCGCTGCCGGACTGCTTACGAGAAGTTCCTTGACCTTGAGCAGCACGGCATCGACATCAGCAAACTGCTTGAGAATGCTCCAAGCGCGTTTCTGACCGAGCCGATCGTTGAGACCGTTCGCATTGCGTTGGAATCCGACGAAGAGTCCTACTACTTCGCAAAGCCGTCGTTCGAGGACGACGAGGACCGCGAAGACTGGTTCGCGACCTACGCCGAAGAGGTCTCGAATGACTTGGTATCAGATATCGTCTTCGAAAAAACTGGCATCTTCGACCGCGTGGTTCGCTACCACCCGACCACCCGACGCCTCGTCATCAACAGTGAACACCCCTTTGTCGAGAAGATGCTTTCTGGCAGCCGAGGAAAGGCGCCCGCTGCGCTGTTCGGTAGTGCCGAGTTCCTAATTGACGCGATCCTGCAGGACTACGGCGTGCCGCGTCAGCTCTCGGTCAACCTTCTCGCTGACCGCGACAAGATCCTCCGGATCATCGCCGGTGACGAACCGTCGACCGCTGTCGAAGCGCTCCGCCTGCTGAAGAGCGCTCTGACCCATGAGACCGCGTTGGAACGTGCTGTTGGTGCTGCCTTCCGTGTACTCGGCTTTGAGTACGAGCGGCGCGGAGGCAACGCGGGTGGCACGGACGGCGTCCTCTATGCACGTCTGGGCAGAGGTGCAGGGACTGGTTCCGATGACTTTAAGATCGTCTACGACGCAAAGCAGACCAACAGCACGAGCGTCCCGGCGGACAAGATCGACTTCGGCAGTCTCGAGACCTTCCGCAAGAAGGAGGACGCCGACTTCGGGTTCTTCATCGCGAAGAAGTACGACGGGCAGTCAACCGTCGACAGCAAGGTCAACGAGAAGCTTGCTGCCGCGAAGGAGACCGGTGCCCGACTGAGCCTTCTCCTGGTTCCTCAGCTCCAACGACTGGTCGAGCTGCACTACCAGTACGGCGTTCCGCTGACGACCGTTCGCAACTTGTTCGCGGAGCCCCGGTCAGTCGACGAGGTCGACGCCTGGCTTCAGCAGTTGGAGACTGAGTTGACGACAGGAGGACGTCGGGTGCCCTTGCTGAAGCTCCTGGAAGTTCTGGAGTCACAGAAGACCGATGAGCTTCAGGTGCCAAGCGTCAAGGTCGCGCGGGTGTTGGAGCCGACTTTGACGTCCTACCCACCCGAGGCGCTGGCAGCTGCGCTCCAGGCGGTCTCTACCATTGTCGGTTCGCGCTGGATCGAGGTGAACAGCGCGAACGATGAGGTACGCCTGCATGGAAGCGCGAGTCAGATCGTCGCGGAGGTCGAGCGCCACCTTAAGGACATGTTCGGGGACGGCATCGACGCAACAACGCACGCCGACATTAAGGGATAG
- a CDS encoding GntR family transcriptional regulator has product MALRPVTRRSVSDQVFDQLLDDVVDGELSAGEPLPSERRLAEVLGISRPAVREALQRIAQTGLVEVRQGGATLVRDFRRAAGLDLLPRLLVRGGQLDTSIGRSVIEARAEVGPGIAAHAAERGGPALAAALDTVTDAMATATDAVAWQVLALDYWDLLVDGADSMVFRLMFNSLRAAYEPALPALATVLAGEVGQVEPYRLLTAAVRSGDTATARAAAARVLTPTADTLLGAFAAMGADE; this is encoded by the coding sequence ATGGCCCTCCGTCCCGTCACCCGCCGGTCCGTGTCCGACCAGGTCTTCGACCAGCTCCTCGACGACGTCGTCGACGGCGAGCTGTCCGCCGGTGAGCCCCTGCCCAGCGAGCGCCGGCTGGCCGAGGTGCTCGGCATCTCCCGGCCCGCCGTGCGCGAGGCCCTGCAGCGGATCGCGCAGACCGGGCTGGTGGAGGTCCGCCAGGGCGGCGCCACCCTGGTCCGCGACTTCCGCCGCGCCGCCGGCCTCGACCTGCTGCCCCGGCTGCTCGTCCGCGGCGGGCAGCTCGACACCTCGATCGGCCGCAGCGTGATCGAGGCCCGGGCGGAGGTCGGTCCCGGGATCGCCGCCCATGCCGCCGAGCGCGGGGGGCCGGCGCTCGCCGCCGCCCTGGACACCGTCACCGACGCGATGGCCACCGCCACCGATGCGGTCGCCTGGCAGGTCCTCGCCCTCGACTACTGGGACCTGCTCGTCGACGGCGCCGACTCGATGGTGTTCCGGCTGATGTTCAACAGCCTGCGCGCCGCCTACGAACCCGCCCTGCCCGCGCTCGCCACGGTGCTCGCCGGCGAGGTCGGCCAGGTCGAGCCCTACCGGCTGCTCACCGCCGCGGTCCGGTCCGGCGACACGGCCACCGCCCGGGCCGCCGCCGCCCGCGTCCTCACCCCCACCGCGGACACCCTGCTCGGCGCCTTCGCCGCGATGGGGGCCGACGAGTGA
- a CDS encoding sterol desaturase family protein: protein MSPREAHARRRLAEDEARIDGTLDGRYVGDRAAGRRTHQSLGDVFAEFWRHPSPYLLTTCLAAAITGRLLSGPGSWWELAIPLGLVSILPVVEWVVHVFILHWKPRRLGPLTLDPLLARKHRAHHADPRAIPLVFIPWQAQLWLAPAWTLLAWLVTPSTTAMFSLLTAIYAIKSGYEWTHYLLHSDYRPRSAWYRKVWRNHRLHHYKSEHYWFTVTTAGTADRLFRTAPDPSTVPTSPTVQRLHDLAL, encoded by the coding sequence GTGAGCCCCCGGGAGGCCCACGCCCGGCGCCGGCTGGCCGAGGACGAGGCGCGCATCGACGGCACGCTCGACGGGAGGTACGTCGGCGACCGGGCCGCGGGGCGTCGTACCCATCAATCCTTGGGCGACGTGTTCGCCGAGTTCTGGCGCCACCCGAGCCCCTACCTGCTGACGACCTGCCTGGCCGCCGCGATCACCGGCCGGCTCCTGTCGGGCCCGGGCAGCTGGTGGGAGCTGGCGATCCCGCTCGGCCTGGTCTCGATCCTGCCGGTCGTGGAGTGGGTCGTCCACGTGTTCATCCTGCACTGGAAGCCGCGCCGTCTCGGCCCGCTCACCCTCGACCCGCTGCTGGCCCGCAAGCACCGCGCCCACCACGCCGACCCGCGCGCGATCCCGCTCGTGTTCATCCCGTGGCAGGCCCAGCTGTGGCTCGCGCCCGCGTGGACCCTGCTGGCCTGGCTGGTCACGCCGTCCACCACGGCGATGTTCTCGTTGCTGACGGCGATCTACGCGATCAAGTCGGGCTACGAGTGGACGCACTACCTGCTGCACAGCGACTACCGGCCGCGGTCCGCGTGGTACCGCAAGGTCTGGCGCAACCACCGGCTGCACCACTACAAGAGCGAGCACTACTGGTTCACCGTCACCACCGCGGGTACGGCGGACCGGCTGTTCCGCACCGCGCCCGACCCGAGCACGGTGCCGACGTCCCCGACCGTGCAGCGCCTGCACGACCTCGCGCTGTGA
- a CDS encoding MBL fold metallo-hydrolase has protein sequence MRIHHLNCATMRPPLAPTMVAHVLLLERADGLALVDTGFGTGDLADRKRLGRPFLTTVRPDLDPGETALARVKARGHDPADVTDILLTHLDLDHAGGIGDFPNARVHVHATEHAAATRPSMREKARYVQGQWAHDPQWSLHREGGDDWLGFAAVTALADDVVIIPLHGHTRGHAGVAVRRDDGEWLLHAGDAFFHGGQLQDPPTCPAPLAAFQRLMAVDNRQRVDNLERLQELARGRGDEVTVICAHDQAQYDALSSGRP, from the coding sequence GTGCGGATCCACCACCTGAACTGCGCGACCATGCGGCCGCCGCTCGCTCCCACCATGGTCGCCCACGTGCTGCTCCTCGAGCGCGCGGACGGTCTCGCGCTCGTCGACACCGGCTTCGGCACCGGCGACCTCGCCGACCGCAAGCGGCTCGGCCGCCCGTTCCTCACCACCGTGCGCCCCGATCTCGACCCGGGGGAGACCGCACTGGCGCGGGTGAAGGCGCGCGGCCACGACCCGGCCGACGTCACCGACATCCTGCTCACCCACCTCGACCTCGACCACGCCGGCGGCATCGGCGACTTCCCCAACGCCCGGGTGCACGTCCACGCCACCGAGCACGCCGCGGCTACGCGCCCCTCGATGCGCGAGAAGGCCCGCTACGTCCAGGGTCAGTGGGCGCACGACCCGCAGTGGTCGCTGCACCGCGAGGGCGGCGACGACTGGCTCGGGTTCGCCGCGGTCACCGCGCTGGCCGACGACGTCGTGATCATCCCGCTGCACGGCCACACCCGCGGCCACGCCGGGGTCGCCGTACGCCGCGACGACGGCGAGTGGCTGCTCCACGCGGGCGACGCCTTCTTCCACGGCGGCCAGCTGCAGGACCCGCCGACCTGCCCGGCCCCGCTGGCCGCGTTCCAGCGGCTGATGGCCGTCGACAACCGGCAGCGGGTGGACAACCTCGAGCGGCTCCAGGAGCTGGCCCGCGGCCGGGGTGACGAGGTCACCGTGATCTGCGCGCACGATCAGGCGCAGTACGACGCGCTCAGCTCGGGCAGACCGTGA
- a CDS encoding SURF1 family protein, whose translation MIGWWSMRLWGAHLLGLLCVGIAVGMGVWQYDAFQARRAAEQVDLSRAEPLPIADVIGPDDPFPTAGLGRPVDVRGTFLPGGTVLVSGRAGATGADGGWLVTPITVGDASAPAVPVVRGWVPDGTDLATLPAPPAGEVDVRGWLQPPEGSGQVDDDPRDDILPELRIADLVQRVDQDLYGAYVIAEEPLAADAAAGIDGATLDQLPEASRFTGLRNLLYAIEWWVFAAFAAFLWFRYVRDATAERPVEEAAAEDAEDVVVPSEP comes from the coding sequence GTGATCGGCTGGTGGAGCATGCGGTTGTGGGGTGCTCACCTGCTCGGCCTCCTCTGCGTGGGGATCGCCGTGGGCATGGGCGTGTGGCAGTACGACGCCTTCCAGGCCCGCCGCGCCGCCGAACAGGTCGACCTCTCCCGGGCCGAGCCGCTGCCGATCGCCGACGTCATCGGCCCCGACGACCCGTTCCCGACGGCGGGGCTCGGCCGACCGGTCGACGTCCGGGGCACCTTCCTGCCCGGCGGCACCGTGCTCGTCTCGGGCCGGGCCGGCGCGACCGGAGCCGACGGGGGCTGGCTGGTCACGCCGATCACCGTCGGCGACGCGTCCGCGCCCGCCGTACCCGTCGTGCGCGGCTGGGTGCCCGACGGCACCGATCTCGCGACCCTGCCCGCGCCGCCGGCCGGCGAGGTCGACGTGCGCGGCTGGCTGCAGCCGCCCGAGGGCAGCGGCCAGGTCGACGACGACCCGCGCGACGACATCCTCCCCGAGCTGCGCATCGCCGACCTGGTGCAGCGCGTCGACCAGGACCTGTACGGCGCCTATGTCATCGCCGAGGAGCCGCTCGCCGCCGACGCCGCCGCCGGCATCGACGGGGCGACCCTCGACCAGCTGCCCGAGGCGAGCCGGTTCACCGGTCTGCGCAACCTGCTGTACGCGATCGAGTGGTGGGTCTTCGCGGCGTTCGCGGCCTTCCTGTGGTTCCGCTACGTGCGCGACGCCACCGCGGAGCGGCCGGTCGAGGAGGCCGCCGCCGAGGACGCCGAGGACGTCGTCGTACCCTCGGAGCCGTGA
- a CDS encoding alpha/beta hydrolase: protein MPGGSSSAAPQAPQVTQAKPASYTPPAPVWGACTNQRLIDAGAQCAMLEVPLDYDKPKGKKIKIAVSRVLHTNPDYKGMIAGNPGGPGGSGLGMARLGAAIPNGVGAKYDWYGFDPRGVGSSEPSLSCNPNYPGAGYDRPNYVPTKKKDLKWWQRVTKKYAKACSKSDAKRLLKHMHTTDVAQDLESLRKAVGAPKLNYYGFSYGTYLGQVYATMFPKKVGRFVWDGVLNADRAFYESNVDQNIQFDKNIRTYFKWLAQNDAVYGLGTSGKAIRKGYYKLLKQLDKQPAAGGRLGPDELGDVLLSAGYYVYDWNTIGLAYAKFVKTGDGADLIAMYAEPGDDNGFAVYNAVQCTDAMWPNWKQTQADAWRVHKKHPFLTWGNTWYNAPCLNWPAKSRQAFDVSGKKVKTPILMIAETNDAATVFSGAVATRKAFPTSFLIEGKGGTTHSGSLSGIACTDDLVASYLDTGVLPKRSKKKRSDLKCDPVPPPAASASARGTGPLTVDDRMPADLRRLLVEAQSSGR, encoded by the coding sequence GTGCCAGGGGGGAGCAGCAGCGCCGCGCCGCAGGCTCCGCAGGTCACGCAGGCCAAGCCCGCGTCGTACACACCGCCGGCGCCCGTGTGGGGCGCCTGCACCAACCAGCGTCTGATCGACGCGGGTGCGCAGTGCGCGATGCTCGAGGTCCCCCTCGACTACGACAAGCCCAAGGGCAAGAAGATCAAGATCGCCGTCAGCCGGGTGCTGCACACCAACCCGGACTACAAGGGCATGATCGCGGGCAACCCGGGCGGGCCCGGTGGCTCCGGCCTCGGCATGGCCCGACTCGGTGCGGCGATCCCCAACGGTGTGGGCGCGAAGTACGACTGGTACGGCTTCGACCCGCGCGGTGTCGGCAGCAGTGAGCCGTCGCTGAGCTGCAACCCGAACTACCCGGGTGCGGGCTACGACCGGCCCAACTACGTGCCGACGAAGAAGAAGGACCTCAAGTGGTGGCAGCGGGTGACCAAGAAGTACGCCAAGGCGTGCTCGAAGTCCGATGCGAAGCGCCTCCTCAAGCACATGCACACCACGGACGTCGCCCAGGACCTCGAGAGCCTGCGCAAGGCCGTCGGTGCGCCGAAGCTGAACTACTACGGCTTCTCCTACGGCACCTACCTCGGTCAGGTCTACGCGACGATGTTCCCGAAGAAGGTCGGGCGCTTCGTGTGGGACGGCGTGCTCAACGCCGACCGGGCGTTCTACGAGTCCAACGTCGACCAGAACATCCAGTTCGACAAGAACATCCGGACGTACTTCAAGTGGCTCGCCCAGAACGACGCCGTCTACGGCCTCGGCACCAGCGGCAAGGCGATCCGCAAGGGCTACTACAAGCTGCTCAAGCAGCTCGACAAGCAGCCCGCGGCGGGTGGCAGGCTCGGACCCGACGAGCTCGGTGACGTGCTGCTCAGCGCCGGCTACTACGTCTACGACTGGAACACCATCGGCCTCGCGTACGCGAAGTTCGTCAAGACGGGTGACGGTGCGGACCTGATCGCGATGTACGCCGAGCCCGGCGACGACAACGGTTTCGCCGTCTACAACGCCGTGCAGTGCACCGATGCGATGTGGCCGAACTGGAAGCAGACCCAGGCCGACGCCTGGCGCGTGCACAAGAAGCACCCGTTCCTGACGTGGGGCAACACCTGGTACAACGCGCCCTGCCTCAACTGGCCGGCCAAGTCGCGGCAGGCCTTCGACGTCAGCGGCAAGAAGGTGAAGACGCCGATCCTGATGATCGCCGAGACCAACGACGCCGCCACGGTGTTCTCCGGTGCGGTGGCCACGCGGAAGGCGTTCCCGACCTCGTTCCTCATCGAGGGCAAGGGCGGTACGACGCACTCCGGGTCGCTGTCCGGCATCGCCTGCACCGACGACCTGGTCGCGAGCTACCTCGACACCGGGGTGCTCCCCAAGCGCAGCAAGAAGAAGCGCAGCGACCTCAAGTGCGACCCGGTCCCGCCGCCGGCGGCGAGCGCGTCGGCTCGGGGCACCGGTCCGCTGACGGTCGACGACCGGATGCCGGCCGACCTGCGCAGGCTGCTCGTCGAGGCGCAGTCCTCGGGGCGTTGA
- a CDS encoding nuclease-related domain-containing protein — MTDWIVRRWARYGHERLYAETSNGTALGYFDVKAGRYHTDDLSNLSLLQDAIAEHLAERPTAPPRQPAPPIINEQQAAPPAPPSPAQQVPTPPPPPIWHDISANRAGAAARERAMAEREAQGTFKHLLSRLVGARTEERSWRIGADGEEAVAAQLLALGPAWRVLHAVRVGERGADIDHVVIGPPGVFTVNAKHHPHGSIWVGGDTFMVNGQRVPYIRNSRHEARRASRMLTEQAGFPVIATGLIAVMGAQKGFKIRTQPEDGSVVVVMRRRISHHLLSQPFRLSKREIDAIYDVARRSTTWQ; from the coding sequence GTGACTGATTGGATCGTGCGTCGGTGGGCCAGATACGGCCACGAGCGGCTTTACGCCGAGACATCCAACGGGACGGCGCTTGGATACTTCGACGTGAAAGCCGGCCGCTACCACACTGACGACCTGTCGAACCTGTCGCTGTTACAGGACGCGATCGCTGAACACCTCGCCGAGCGCCCGACGGCCCCACCCCGTCAGCCTGCACCGCCGATCATCAACGAGCAGCAGGCGGCACCGCCTGCACCGCCATCGCCCGCTCAGCAGGTGCCGACTCCCCCACCTCCACCGATCTGGCATGACATCAGCGCGAACCGCGCCGGAGCCGCAGCACGGGAGCGGGCGATGGCCGAGCGCGAAGCCCAAGGCACCTTCAAGCACCTGTTGTCCAGACTCGTGGGCGCACGTACCGAGGAGCGTTCCTGGCGAATCGGCGCAGACGGCGAGGAGGCCGTCGCTGCTCAACTTCTTGCGCTCGGTCCGGCGTGGCGAGTCCTGCACGCCGTCCGCGTGGGTGAGCGCGGCGCCGACATCGACCACGTCGTGATCGGCCCGCCTGGGGTTTTCACCGTCAACGCCAAGCACCATCCCCACGGCTCGATTTGGGTGGGCGGTGACACCTTCATGGTGAATGGGCAGCGCGTCCCGTACATCAGGAACAGTCGCCACGAGGCGCGGCGGGCCTCCCGGATGCTTACCGAACAGGCCGGCTTCCCGGTGATAGCGACCGGTCTCATTGCGGTGATGGGCGCCCAGAAGGGCTTCAAGATCCGGACTCAACCGGAGGACGGAAGCGTCGTCGTCGTGATGCGACGACGGATCAGCCACCATCTGCTGTCGCAGCCCTTCCGGCTGTCGAAACGCGAGATCGACGCGATCTATGACGTCGCAAGGCGTTCGACCACCTGGCAATAG
- a CDS encoding DUF3817 domain-containing protein, translating into MTKLFTVYRVLALVVGVLLLVGTVGSVLKYLLEDGTTLQRFGDDLTPIWLIHGWIYIVYVVVAFLLTQKARWTIPQLLLMLVAGLIPGLIFWVERRVAQRLREDNPELAAP; encoded by the coding sequence GTGACCAAGCTCTTCACCGTCTACCGGGTGCTGGCGCTCGTGGTCGGCGTGCTCCTGCTCGTCGGCACCGTCGGCTCGGTGCTGAAGTACCTGCTCGAGGACGGCACCACGCTGCAGCGGTTCGGTGACGACCTCACCCCGATCTGGCTGATCCACGGCTGGATCTACATCGTCTACGTCGTCGTCGCCTTCCTCCTCACGCAGAAGGCGCGCTGGACGATCCCCCAGCTGCTGCTGATGCTCGTGGCGGGCCTGATCCCCGGCCTGATCTTCTGGGTCGAGCGCCGGGTCGCCCAGCGGCTGCGCGAGGACAACCCGGAGCTCGCCGCTCCCTGA